The Sorangiineae bacterium MSr11954 DNA segment CCAGCACCGAAGCGCACGAAACGCCGCACGCGATGCTCGCGCCCATGGCCATCGCCAGGACGACGGCCGTCTGCCGATGCCGCCATCGCTCCGCGCTCAAAAGCTCCCCCGGGCCACGAGCCCCGCGCTCCGGGCGTGCGGATCGGCCGCCGGCACGATGGACCATGCCGCCGCGGTCGATCGCGCCGAGGGCGCCGTGAACCAAAGCGCCGCCGCCCCCACGAGCGCCGCCCCCGCCGCGACGAAGCCCACGGTGGCGATCGTCGCGTTCGTCTTTGCGTCGTGGCCCATGTCGATGCTCGCGCTCCGACAGCCTTGCGGGAGGCACTGCTCCCTGGCGTCATCCCATTTGGACTTCGCCGAAAGCCCGAAGTACGTGCCCACCCCGAGCCCCACCACGCCAACCCCGAGCGCCACCACGGCGAGGGTCTTCTGCCCGGACCACGATCCTCTGCGATGCGCATCGCCCGCATCCCCGTCCGCCGCCCCCGCCGCCCCTCTCTCGCCCGTCTCCGCGGCACCCACGCCGGTCGCCGCGGACCCCAGCGCCGCCGCAGGCGGAACATTCACGTGCATCGCCGCCCCCGTCGCCACATGCACGCGCGTGGACCACGCTGACTTGCCGCCCACCGTGACCTCGACGGTGTGCTCCCCCGGATCGACTGGCACCGCCGTTCCGAGCACCGCCTTGTCGACGGCAGCGCCATCGCGCCGAACGACGGCGCCCTCGGGCAGCGCCCCGCTTTGGATCGTGAGGCGCGCCAATTTTGGCGCCAGAAGACGCGCGCGCTCCCGGGCGTAGCTCTCGCGTTCCCGCTGGTGGTCGCGCGCGGCAAACTCCGCGGCCTCCACGTAACGGGCCCACGCGCTCGCCGTTTGCCCGTTCTGCTCGTAGCAATAGGCCAGGTTGAAGACGGTTCCGGGCTTGGGATCGATGCGGTGGCTGCTCTGGAATTTATCGCACGCTTCCGTATAACGACCTTCCTTCATGAGCGCCTTGCCGCTGTCGAAGAGCGCCTGCGCGGTCACCGCATCCGGCGCACCCCCGCCCGCACCACCCGACTGAGCCCATGCGATGGAACCTACCGTGCTCTCCAACAAAATGGCTGCCGCGACGACCGCGTTGCGCATGTTCCGAGGGTGCGCGATCGCGCGGTCCCATACAAGCCCCGACCGGATCAGCCGAAGCAGCGCCCCTCGCCCCGGTAGGTGGGAACCGTGCGCTCGATGGCCTCGCCGCGAAGGAGATGAAACGCGGTGAAGCGCTCCGCCAGCTCGCCGGCCTTGGCGTGCCGCATCCAGACCCGATCCCCCACGCGCAGCGAATCGGCCGCATCGCCCACCACCGGCGTTTGCACCTCGCCGGCGCCTTCGAGCTCGGTGAGCCGCAATCCCTCGGGCAAATAAGCCTGCGGCAGCCGATCGGGGGTGGCGGTGCCCGACGCGAGGTAGCCGCCGCTGAACAAGGTGGCGATGCGCGGCGCGGGCCTTCGAACGACGGGGAGCGCGAACAGCGCCGCCGGCTCCGGGTGAAAGGTGCGGTAGGCATCGAACAACGTCGGCGCGAGCAACCCCGAGCCCGCCGCCAGCTCCGTGATGCACGCCTCGGCCGCCGTCACCTCGAGGCTCCCCGTTCCGCCGCCGTTGACGAACTCGAGCCGCGTCAGCGCCGACACGGCGGCCACCGCGGCCGCGCGTCGCTCCCGAAGCTCGCGCGCCGAGTGACGCTGCATCCAGCGCACCGCGGAGCCCCGCGCGCGCCGTCCTGGCGGAGCGTCCCCGAGGCCGGCGATTTGACCTTCGTACGCCATGATGCCCACCAACGAAAAACCTTTGCGCCCCAGGATGGCCTTCGCCAAATCGGCCGCTTGCTCCGGTGTATGCACAGGCGAGCGCCGCGTGCCCACGTGCACCCCGCGCACCGGTCGCCAGGAAGCGTCGAGCT contains these protein-coding regions:
- a CDS encoding amino acid deaminase/aldolase — encoded protein: MSAHVRRTRLDGATRDLDPPFALVDLDAFDRNAADLVRRASGRPIRLASKSIRCRELIARALAMPGFAGIMCYSLAEALWLADEKTGRDLLVAYPTADRASLRKLAADEAARSGVTIMVDSIAHLDFVDAALGSGHPTVRVCLELDASWRPVRGVHVGTRRSPVHTPEQAADLAKAILGRKGFSLVGIMAYEGQIAGLGDAPPGRRARGSAVRWMQRHSARELRERRAAAVAAVSALTRLEFVNGGGTGSLEVTAAEACITELAAGSGLLAPTLFDAYRTFHPEPAALFALPVVRRPAPRIATLFSGGYLASGTATPDRLPQAYLPEGLRLTELEGAGEVQTPVVGDAADSLRVGDRVWMRHAKAGELAERFTAFHLLRGEAIERTVPTYRGEGRCFG